The following are encoded together in the Lagopus muta isolate bLagMut1 chromosome Z, bLagMut1 primary, whole genome shotgun sequence genome:
- the DNAJC25 gene encoding dnaJ homolog subfamily C member 25: MAAAGGRRWLLCLWLSAALLLPRPARGLIEGLYCGRRVCYEVLGVGRQASKAEIARAYRQLARQYHPDRYRGEPAAAGGSRAAHEKFLLIATAYETLKDEETRKDYDYMLDHPEEYYRHYYHYYSRRLAPKVDVRIVILVTVCAISVFQFFSWWSSYNEAINYLATVPKYRIQATEIAKQQGLLNKTREKGKNRRSKEEIREEEEEIIKDIIKNKIDIKGGYQKPKIYDILLFQILLAPFYLCKYVIWYCWWIYCFTIKGQEYGVEEKLYIIRRYMKMSQSQFDSLEDHQKETFLERQLWIRENYEVYKQEQEEELKKKMALDPRWKRYRRWMRNEGPGRLTFIDD, from the exons ATGGCGGCGGCCGGTGGCCGGCGTTGGCTGCTGTGCCTGTGGCTGtcggcagcactgctgctgccgCGCCCGGCGCGGGGCCTGATCGAGGGGCTGTACTGCGGGCGGCGCGTGTGCTACGAGGTGCTGGGCGTCGGCCGACAGGCCAGCAAGGCGGAGATCGCCCGCGCCTACCGGCAGCTGGCTCGTCAGTACCACCCCGACCGCTACCGCGGGGAGCCGGCCGCGGCGGGCGGCTCGCGGGCGGCGCACGAGAAGTTCCTGCTCATTGCCACCGCCTACGAGACCCTCAAG GATGAAGAAACACGTAAAGATTATGATTACATGTTGGATCATCCTGAAGAGTATTACAGACACTACTATCACTACTACAGCAGGAGATTGGCACCTAAAGTGGATGTCCGAATAGTGATTCTCGTTACGGTGTGTGCCATCTCTGTGTTTCAG TTCTTCAGCTGGTGGAGTAGTTACAATGAAGCTATCAACTATCTAGCTACAGTGCCAAAATACCGTATACAAGCTACTGAGATTGCCAAGCAGCAAGGTTTACTCAACAAGACCAGAGAAAAAGGCAAGAACAGGAGGTCTAAAGAAGAAATTcgtgaagaagaggaagaaatcatCAAagacattattaaaaataaaatagatataAAAGGCGGTTATCAGAAGCCCAAGATATATGATATCCTTCTGTTTCAAATCCTTCTAGCTCCTTTCTACTTGTGCAAGTATGTAATTTGGTACTGTTGGTGGATTTATTGTTTCACTATTAAAGGCCAAGAATATGGTGTAGAAGAGAAGCTGTATATCATACGGAGATACATGAAAATGTCTCAGTCTCAGTTTGACAGCCTGGAAGATCATCAAAAAGAGACCTTTCTTGAGCGGCAGCTGTGGATACGAGAAAACTATGAG GTCTATAAACAAGAACAAGAGGAGGAGTTAAAGAAGAAGATGGCCTTGGATCCCCGATGGAAGAGGTATCGGAGGTGGATGAGAAATGAAGGACCTGGAAGACTGACTTTCATTGATGACTGA
- the GNG10 gene encoding guanine nucleotide-binding protein G(I)/G(S)/G(O) subunit gamma-10 — MSSAGSLSTMQRLVEQLKLEAAVERIKVSQAAAELQQYCMQNACKDALLVGVPAGSNPFREPRSCTLL; from the exons ATGTCGTCGGCCGGCAGCCTGAGCACCATGCAGCGCCTGGTGGAGCAGCTGAAGCTGGAGGCCGCCGTGGAGAGGATCAAG GTctcccaggcagctgcagagctccagcaaTACTGTATGCAAAATGCCTGTAAAGATGCCTTGCTGGTTGGGGTCCCTGCAGGGAGCAATCCCTTCCGTGAGCCCAGATCCTGCACTCTGCTCTGA